In Zingiber officinale cultivar Zhangliang chromosome 11B, Zo_v1.1, whole genome shotgun sequence, a single window of DNA contains:
- the LOC122034706 gene encoding zinc finger A20 and AN1 domain-containing stress-associated protein 11-like codes for MTSINIQLGSILLLNFVAPQIPIAMAEKKRIGSVAQQVEEEAELHAAHKPGASALCANHCGLPGSPTTGGMCRSCFLASASTRPRSCSPGFGPPIRPSLTPGPEEKNSTAEAAAAAPVAAAAPVAPAMAKEVNRCLVCRRRVGLTGFRCRCGELFCGEHRYSDRHDCCFDYKAGARDAIALANPVVRAAKIARI; via the coding sequence ATGACCTCTATAAATATACAGCTCGGCTCAATTCTCCTCCTCAATTTTGTCGCCCCCCAAATTCCAATCGCGATGGCGGAGAAGAAGAGGATAGGGTCGGTGGCTCAGCAGGTGGAGGAGGAAGCGGAGCTCCACGCCGCCCACAAGCCCGGCGCCAGCGCCCTCTGCGCCAACCACTGCGGGTTGCCCGGCAGTCCCACCACCGGGGGCATGTGTCGCTCCTGCTTCCTCGCTTCCGCCTCCACCCGGCCTCGTTCCTGCTCACCCGGATTCGGCCCTCCGATACGGCCGTCCCTGACTCCTGGACCGGAGGAGAAAAACTCCACGgcagaggcggcggcggcggctccTGTGGCGGCGGCGGCTCCTGTGGCGCCGGCGATGGCGAAGGAGGTGAACAGGTGCTTGGTGTGTCGGAGGCGGGTGGGATTGACGGGGTTCCGGTGCCGGTGCGGAGAGCTGTTCTGCGGCGAGCACCGGTATTCCGACCGCCACGACTGCTGCTTCGACTACAAGGCCGGCGCCAGGGACGCGATCGCCCTGGCAAATCCCGTCGTCCGAGCCGCCAAGATCGCTAGGATCTGA
- the LOC122034509 gene encoding IRK-interacting protein-like yields MDLPSGDGGSSSQAHGIRRQDIQAAMLKAAELRALHAALLQGGSGGSPTVAMLAASSSHSVPHAATQLSVQEDYPVFTPSYEGDPLPGYDCPHPENRSLSQTWNAISMEGERKINEAVAYDTKSLNNEPQVSSIVELISKRTSSINRMLQVQIPEANSLKSLSGRTGSGECSTTAMQDTCKQETSLEMDADRKKLKNTKGMVASWKPEQSEKMHPKHRGLVLSWLFPKSRKTNKPENTSQLPKIFEMSPRTVKSEDTSQLLKEWGVLSLESLKKELMVANENKDAALAEVSAMRCSLGELQQKLVSLEAYCKELNKALKQASHAKSTLVQDKPNLSKRSTGSKRENMMPVSEEVMVEGFLQIVSEARLSVKQFCKTLIQQIKETDDDLSDKINLLLQPHHLMLNSKYLKGVIYHLEALVNQCLYQDFENCVFRKNGSPKLLDPQRECQENFSSFVALRNLSWNEVVQKGAKVYSEDFSKFCDQKMGCISTMLNWSRPWPEELLQCFFIAAKCIWLLHLLAFSFSPPLTILRVEEDRNFDPVYMEDIPLERHRAQGPARVKMMAMPGFYVQDRVLRCRVLCRHGTLP; encoded by the exons ATGGACCTGCCCAGTGGTGATGGCGGCTCCTCCTCCCAGGCCCATGGGATCCGCAGACAGGACATCCAGGCAGCGATGCTTAAGGCGGCAGAGCTGAGGGCTCTCCACGCAGCGCTGCTCCAAGGGGGCTCCGGCGGTAGCCCCACAGTCGCGATGCTGGCTGCGAGCAGTTCCCATTCAGTCCCCCATGCCGCCACCCAGCTGTCAGTACAGGAAGATTACCCTGTCTTTACGCCG AGTTATGAAGGGGATCCCCTTCCTGGATACGACTGTCCTCATCCAGAGAATAGAAGTTTATCACAAACATGGAATGCCATTAGTatggaaggagaaagaaaaattaaTGAAGCAGTTGCCTATGATACTAAAAGCCTGAACAATGAACCACAGGTTTCCTCTATAGTTGAGCTAATATCGAAGAGAACTTCAAGCATCAACCGCATGCTGCAAGTTCAAATTCCAGAAGCCAATAGTTTGAAGTCCTTGAGTGGAAGAACAGGTTCAGGTGAATGCAGTACTACCGCAATGCAGGACACATGCAAGCAGGAAACTTCATTGGAGATGGATGCAGATCGAAAAAAACTCAAAAACACAAAAGGAATGGTTGCATCATGGAAACCAGAACAATCTGAGAAAATGCACCCAAAACACAGAGGTCTGGTTCTTTCCTGGTTATTCccaaaatcaagaaaaacaaacaaaccaGAGAATACGTCCCAACTTCCTAAAATCTTTGAAATGTCACCCAGAACAGTGAAATCAGAGGATACGTCCCAACTGCTGAAAGAATGGGGAGTTCTTTCGCTAGAATCACTCAAGAAGGAGCTCATGGTAGCCAATGAAAATAAGGATGCTGCACTGGCAGAAGTTTCGGCAATGCGATGCTCATTGGGTGAACTGCAACAGAAGCTGGTCAGTTTAGAAGCATACTGCAAAGAGCTGAATAAGGCCTTGAAGCAGGCTTCGCATGCCAAGAGCACCCTGGTTCAGGACAAGCCCAACTTGTCAAAGAGATCCACTGGCAGCAAAAGAGAGAATATGATGCCCGTGAGTGAAGAGGTAATGGTGGAGGGCTTCTTGCAGATCGTATCAGAAGCAAGGCTTTCTGTCAAGCAGTTTTGCAAGACGCTCATCCAACAGATCAAAGAAACTGATGATGATTTGTCAGACAAAATAAATTTGCTTCTGCAACCACATCATCTGATGTTAAATAGCAAGTACTTAAAAGGAGTAATTTACCACTTGGAAGCGCTTGTAAATCAATGTCTATATCAGGATTTTGAGAACTGCGTGTTCCGTAAGAATGGATCGCCAAAGTTGCTTGATCCTCAACGAGAGTGTCAAGAGAACTTCTCATCTTTTGTTGCCCTTCGGAATTTGAGCTGGAATGAGGTCGTGCAAAAGGGGGCCAAGGTTTATAGTGAAGACTTCAGCAAGTTTTGTGATCAAAAGATGGGATGCATTAGTACCATGCTGAATTGGTCAAGGCCATGGCCTGAAGAGCTTCTCCAGTGCTTCTTCATTGCTGCCAAATGCATTTGGTTGCTCCATTTGCTTGCCTTTTCCTTCAGCCCACCTCTGACTATCTTGCGGGTTGAGGAAGATCGCAACTTTGATCCTGTCTACATGGAGGATATTCCCTTAGAGAGGCACAGAGCACAGGGCCCTGCTCGGGTAAAGATGATGGCAATGCCAGGATTTTATGTTCAAGATAGGGTGCTAAGGTGCAGGGTTCTTTGCAGGCATGGCACTTTACCATAA